One Salvelinus fontinalis isolate EN_2023a chromosome 11, ASM2944872v1, whole genome shotgun sequence DNA window includes the following coding sequences:
- the LOC129864770 gene encoding uncharacterized protein LOC129864770, whose translation MTDHHLKLNLGKTELLFLPGKDCPFHDLAITVDNSIVSSSQSAKNLGVILDNTLSFSTNIKAVTRSCRFMLYNIRRVRPCLTQEAAQVLIQALVISRLDYCNSLLAGLPACAIKPLQLIQNAAARLVFNFPKFSHVTPLLRSLHWLPVEARIRYKTMVLAYGAVRGTAPPYLQALIRPYTQTRALRSSTSGLLASLPLRKYSSRSAQSKLFAALAPQWWNKLPHDARSAESITTFRRHLKPHLFKEYLG comes from the coding sequence atgacggatcaccacctcaagctgaacctcggcaagacggagctgctcttcctcccggggaaggactgcccgttccatgatctcgccatcacggttgacaactccattgtgtcctcctcccagagtgctaagaaccttggcgtgatcctggacaacaccctgtcgttctcaactaacatcaaggcggtgacccgttcctgtaggttcatgctctacaacattcgcagagtacgaccctgcctcacgcaggaagcggcgcaggtcctaatccaggcacttgtcatctcccgtctggattactgcaactcgctgttggctgggctccctgcctgtgccattaaacccctacaactcatccagaacgccgcagcccgtctggtgttcaactttcccaagttctctcacgtcaccccgctcctccgctctctccactggcttccagttgaagctcgcatccgctacaagaccatggtgcttgcctacggagctgtgaggggaacggcacctccgtaccttcaggctctgatcaggccctacacccaaacaagggcactgcgttcatccacctctggcctgctcgcctccctacctctgaggaagtacagttcccgctcagcccagtcaaaactgttcgctgctctggcaccccaatggtggaacaaactccctcacgacgccaggtcagcggagtcaatcaccaccttccggagacacctgaaaccccacctctttaaggaatacctaggatag